In Vagococcus hydrophili, one DNA window encodes the following:
- the fliI gene encoding flagellar protein export ATPase FliI, which yields MFENLTLQKVQNNFSKKTYLTKYGKVSQVVGLIIKVEGLDVFIGEVCEIEIAKTKKIVLAEVVGFVSKTVLLMPLDELNGIGPGCLVKPTGTSLEVEISEDLLGKTLDGLGRVLTGEKGNKVTAYPVEQESPDPFKRRKIETVMSTGVKAIDGILTVGEGQRLGIFAGSGVGKSTLLGMIARNCEADVIVIGLIGERGREVTEFIENDLGPEGYKKSVIVCATSDQPPLVRLKGAFVATAVAEYYRDQGKKVVLMMDSVTRFAMAQREIGLATGEPPTSKGYTPSVFAMLPRLLERSGMSEKGSITAFYTVLVEGDDMNEPIADAVRGILDGHVVLSRKIAGENHYPAIDIQQSLSRLMKSIVDDDQNEKAGKLKENLAIYAEAKDLIDIGAYKSGTNSKVDQAIALQNGIKEFLTQKVEERFSYAKTVEELNRIFISNKKW from the coding sequence ATGTTTGAAAATTTAACACTTCAAAAAGTTCAGAATAATTTCAGTAAGAAAACGTACTTAACGAAATACGGTAAAGTTAGTCAAGTTGTAGGACTAATTATAAAAGTAGAAGGTTTAGATGTTTTTATTGGAGAAGTTTGTGAAATAGAAATTGCCAAAACAAAAAAAATTGTTTTGGCAGAAGTGGTGGGTTTTGTAAGCAAGACTGTTCTATTAATGCCGTTAGATGAGTTAAATGGTATAGGTCCTGGATGTCTAGTAAAACCGACAGGGACATCACTTGAAGTTGAAATTTCTGAGGACTTACTCGGTAAAACCTTAGACGGGTTGGGAAGAGTTCTAACTGGAGAAAAAGGAAATAAAGTGACAGCATATCCTGTTGAACAAGAGTCCCCGGATCCTTTTAAAAGAAGAAAAATAGAGACAGTTATGAGTACTGGAGTAAAAGCAATAGATGGTATTTTAACAGTTGGTGAAGGTCAAAGATTAGGAATATTTGCAGGTAGTGGTGTAGGTAAGAGTACTTTGTTAGGTATGATTGCTAGAAATTGTGAAGCAGATGTCATTGTTATTGGCCTAATCGGTGAGCGTGGTCGAGAAGTGACAGAGTTTATTGAAAATGACTTGGGACCTGAAGGTTATAAAAAATCAGTCATAGTATGTGCTACCTCAGATCAGCCACCTCTTGTAAGACTTAAAGGAGCGTTTGTTGCGACTGCTGTTGCTGAATACTACCGAGATCAAGGGAAAAAAGTTGTTTTAATGATGGATTCAGTCACTCGTTTTGCAATGGCTCAAAGAGAAATTGGTCTAGCTACGGGAGAACCACCCACGTCTAAAGGTTACACACCATCAGTTTTTGCGATGTTACCAAGATTACTTGAGCGAAGTGGTATGTCCGAAAAAGGGTCGATTACTGCTTTTTATACGGTTTTAGTAGAAGGTGATGACATGAATGAGCCAATTGCAGATGCGGTTCGTGGGATTCTTGATGGACATGTTGTTTTATCAAGAAAAATTGCTGGAGAGAATCACTATCCAGCGATTGATATCCAGCAAAGTTTAAGTCGTTTAATGAAATCAATTGTTGATGATGATCAAAATGAAAAAGCAGGGAAATTGAAAGAGAATTTGGCTATATACGCAGAGGCTAAAGACTTAATTGATATAGGTGCCTATAAATCCGGAACAAATAGTAAAGTTGATCAAGCCATAGCACTGCAAAATGGTATCAAGGAATTTTTAACGCAAAAAGTTGAGGAAAGATTTAGTTATGCTAAAACAGTTGAGGAATTGAACCGAATATTTATATCAAACAAGAAGTGGTAA
- a CDS encoding FliH/SctL family protein → MPSSHNLFKHSNVIEKRDIRKIETTYVPKKKSLPIDKNIGDDLLSLEGLEDNPYSSLMISNLEKELEALKKKYQIVIKKERDKFFHELRTIRATVEEATELEAERIKEEAYDSGLKEGRLDGFEVGKKEGFQVGVEEAGYLKDNALEIIKNTKEQVEQYKKEKQNEFIELASIMAEKVVNEELSTDEVSLRKIIAPVLNRLDKEDNFITVFVTKDNYESTIKYMEKLKQTSEQMKYTVLVDESLKLNGCVIETDYEVIDLDIKKQLELMVKDLSEGECDV, encoded by the coding sequence ATGCCGTCATCTCATAATCTTTTTAAGCACTCCAATGTCATTGAAAAAAGAGACATAAGAAAGATCGAGACAACTTATGTTCCAAAAAAAAAAAGCCTTCCTATTGATAAAAATATAGGGGATGACCTATTATCTTTAGAAGGATTAGAAGATAATCCATACAGTAGCTTAATGATTTCTAATTTAGAGAAAGAATTAGAAGCTCTGAAAAAAAAATATCAAATAGTCATAAAAAAAGAACGAGATAAATTTTTTCATGAGTTAAGAACAATTAGAGCAACAGTAGAAGAAGCAACAGAGTTAGAAGCTGAAAGAATAAAAGAAGAGGCATACGATTCAGGGTTAAAAGAAGGAAGATTAGACGGTTTTGAAGTAGGGAAAAAAGAAGGTTTTCAAGTCGGAGTAGAAGAAGCAGGTTACTTAAAAGATAATGCTTTAGAAATTATCAAAAATACTAAAGAACAAGTGGAACAATATAAAAAAGAAAAACAAAATGAGTTTATAGAACTGGCCTCTATCATGGCAGAAAAAGTTGTCAATGAAGAATTATCAACAGATGAGGTTAGTTTAAGAAAAATAATTGCCCCAGTTCTTAATAGATTAGATAAAGAAGATAACTTTATAACCGTTTTTGTTACTAAGGATAACTACGAATCAACAATAAAATATATGGAAAAACTCAAACAAACATCTGAGCAAATGAAGTATACAGTACTTGTTGATGAAAGTCTTAAATTAAATGGATGTGTAATTGAAACAGATTATGAAGTGATTGATCTTGATATTAAGAAACAATTAGAGTTGATGGTAAAAGATTTATCAGAGGGTGAGTGCGATGTTTGA
- the fliG gene encoding flagellar motor switch protein FliG, whose translation MENVDGTRKAALLLISLGSETASQIMKLLPEKYIKKVSYEIANIDHVNPDEKDQVIEEFIQMSTARRHMIDGGIDYAVDILNKALGTQKAKEVIDVLTQIQLRERPFDIARKADPQQLTNLLLEEHPQTVALILCYMQPEKAAEILANFPDNRQAEIAEKIGTISGTSPIIIEKIEKVIENKFSNFINNDTENVGGVDTLVDILNSVGRSTEKNIISDLEKTQPELSEEIKANLFTFDDIVGLEKSDVQKVLREVNHDVLVLALKGASDTIKDFIYGNQSSRSVEMLKEDLQFLGPARLSAVEEAQQNIVAVIRRLDEEGEIYIGRGDQDAVIS comes from the coding sequence ATGGAAAATGTAGATGGAACAAGAAAAGCAGCTCTTTTATTGATTTCACTAGGATCTGAAACAGCATCTCAAATAATGAAGCTTCTTCCAGAAAAATACATAAAGAAAGTTAGTTATGAAATAGCTAATATTGACCATGTAAATCCGGATGAAAAAGATCAAGTTATAGAAGAGTTTATTCAAATGTCAACAGCAAGAAGACATATGATTGATGGTGGGATTGATTATGCAGTAGATATTTTAAATAAAGCACTGGGTACTCAAAAAGCCAAGGAAGTAATTGATGTGTTAACACAAATTCAATTACGAGAAAGACCGTTTGATATTGCAAGAAAAGCAGATCCACAACAATTAACCAATTTATTATTAGAGGAACATCCGCAAACAGTAGCATTGATTCTTTGTTACATGCAGCCAGAAAAGGCAGCAGAAATTTTGGCAAATTTCCCAGACAATAGACAAGCTGAAATAGCTGAAAAAATTGGAACTATTTCTGGAACATCACCAATTATTATAGAAAAAATTGAAAAAGTTATAGAGAATAAATTCTCTAACTTTATTAATAATGATACTGAAAATGTTGGTGGAGTAGATACATTAGTAGACATCTTGAATTCAGTCGGAAGAAGTACAGAGAAAAATATTATTAGCGACCTTGAGAAAACACAACCAGAATTATCTGAAGAAATTAAAGCTAACTTATTCACATTTGATGATATTGTTGGTCTTGAAAAATCAGATGTCCAAAAAGTGTTGCGTGAAGTTAATCATGATGTTCTTGTATTGGCACTTAAAGGAGCATCAGATACAATTAAAGACTTCATTTATGGAAATCAAAGTTCGCGTTCTGTTGAAATGCTGAAAGAGGATCTACAGTTCTTAGGACCAGCTCGATTATCAGCAGTTGAAGAAGCACAACAAAATATTGTTGCTGTTATTCGTCGTCTAGATGAGGAAGGAGAAATTTACATCGGAAGAGGTGATCAAGATGCCGTCATCTCATAA